A single region of the Cynocephalus volans isolate mCynVol1 chromosome 12, mCynVol1.pri, whole genome shotgun sequence genome encodes:
- the LOC134360585 gene encoding olfactory receptor 6C2-like → MRNHTVTTFILLGLTDDQQLQVLIFIFLLITYMLSITGNLTIISLILMDSHLKTAMYYFLQNFAFLEISFTSACIPRYLYNIATGDKMITYNACASQVFFTDLFGVTEFFLLASMSYDRYVAICRPLHYVTIMNSRVCRRLVFCCWVAGLFIIIPPLSLGLNLEFCDSDIIDHFICDASPLLKISCSNTWFMEQTVIICAVLTLIMTLTCVVLSYIYIIKTILGFPSSQQKKKAFSTCSSHMIVVSITYGSCIFIYIKPSAKEEVSINKGVTVLTTSLAPMLNPFIYTLRNKQVKQAFNDSIKRILMFSKK, encoded by the coding sequence ATGAGGAACCACACAGTAACAACATTCATTCTCCTGGGACTGACAGATGACCAACAGCTGCaggttctgatttttatttttctccttatcacCTACATGCTGAGCATTACTGGGAACCTGACTATCATCTCTCTCATCTTAATGGATTCTCACCTGAAAACAGCTATGTACTATTTCCTACAAAATTTCGCTTTCTTGGAGATCTCATTCACATCTGCATGTATTCCCAGATACTTGTATAACATAGCAACAGGTGATAAGATGATTACTTATAATGCCTGTGCCAGCCAAGTATTTTTTACTGATCTCTTCGGTGTAACCGAATTTTTTCTCCTGGCCTCCATGTCCTATGACCGCTATGTAGCTATCTGCAGACCCCTGCATTATGTGACCATCATGAACAGCAGAGTCTGCAGGAGACTTGTCTTTTGTTGTTGGGTAGCTGGCCTGTTTATTATAATCCCACCACTTAGCCTGGGCCTAAATCTGGAATTTTGTGATTCTGATATCATTGACCATTTTATCTGTGATGCATCTCCCCTCTTGAAGATCTCTTGCTCAAATACTTGGTTCATGGAACAGACTGTTATCATCTGTGCTGTGCTGACACTCATTATGACACTTACGTGTGTAGTTCTGTCCTACATTTATATCATCAAAACAATTTTAGGATTCCCTTCCtcccagcaaaagaaaaaagccttttCCACTTGTTCTTCCCACATGATTGTGGTTTCCATCACCTATGGCAGCTGCATTTTCATCTACATCAAGCCTTCAGCGAAGGAAGAGGTGTCCATTAACAAGGGAGTGACAGTCCTAACTACTTCCTTGGCTCCCATGCTGAACCCCTTCATTTACACACTGAGGAACAAGCAAGTCAAACAAGCCTTCAATGACTCCATCAAAagaattttaatgttttccaaaaaataa